The following coding sequences are from one Cydia splendana chromosome 15, ilCydSple1.2, whole genome shotgun sequence window:
- the LOC134797384 gene encoding protein charybde-like yields MEILPVTNQFSGVFNSEKAWNGPTWRDAPMPVPTEAALAQRLERELRAAKGASELAAAEVLVPAELLARAARQLLALAEGEPCGSRGAAVIVDVAGRRLAAFKIDPNMLTTHEIHLHLEHDATNWTSLLPQFLKNLTRGGTIIISPQFTIEKQKLFRSEAE; encoded by the exons atGGAGATATTGCCGGTCACGAATCAGTTTAGCGGAGTGTTCAACAGTGAAAAAG CTTGGAATGGGCCGACATGGCGGGACGCGCCGATGCCGGTACCGACGGAGGCGGCGCTGGCTCAAAGGCTCGAGCGTGAGCTTCGAGCGGCCAAAGGAGCGAGCGAACTCGCCGCCGCCGAGGTGCTAGTCCCTGCCGAACTTTTGGCGAGGGCGGCGCGGCAGTTACTGGCGTTGGCCGAAGGCGAACCGTGCGGGTCCCGAGGTGCGGCGGTCATCGTTGATGTCGCCGGCAGGAGGCTGGCGGCGTTCAAGATCGACCCCAACATGCTGACCACGCACGAAATACATCTGCATCTGGAACATGATGCGACGAACTGGACTAGCCTGTTGCCGCAATTTTTAAA AAATTTAACGCGAGGCGGCACCATAATAATCAGCCCCCAGTTCACGATAGAAAAACAAAAGCTCTTCCGAAGCGAAGCGGAGTGA